In Candidatus Binatia bacterium, the sequence GAGGCGTCGGGCCCTTCTCTACCCAGGGTAGCCGCTGCCGCGGCAACCCTGGGCTGTGATACGTAACGCCTTCGGCGTATGCGGAACGCCTAGCACCAACAGGATCGAGATCGTCTGAAACCTGCAGTGGGAATTACTGGTAGAACCCTTCTCGCGACCACGACTTTCGAGATGCCCCGCATTGATGACGCACACCCGCGCGAATGCCGCCGCGTCCGAGGAGTGTCCGAGGAGTCGCAACTTGGTGTTGAATACGCTATCGATGACGTCAGCGTATGGGCAAGAGTCTGTTAGAAAAAGTATGGGCGGCGCACACGGTGCGGGAACTGCCGTCGGGCCAGACGCAGCTTTTTATCGGGCTGCATTTGATCCACGAGGTCACCAGCCCGCAGGCGTTCCAGATGATACGCGAGCAGGACCTGAAGGTGCTGTTCCCCGAGCGTACCTTCGCCACCGTCGATCACATCATCCCGACCGATACGCGACAGCGGCCCTACGCCGATGCGCAAGCCGAGGGCATGATGAGGGCGATCGAGCGCAATTGCCGTGAATTCGGCATCCGCTTCTTTGACGCGGCCTGTGGCCAACAGGGCATCGTGCACGTTCTCGGCCCGGAGCTGGGCCTGACGCAGCCGGGCATGACGATCGCCTGTGGCGACAGTCACACCAGTACGCACGGGGCACTGGGCGCGGTCGCCCTTGGCATCGGGACCAGTCAGGTGCGCGACGTCCTCGCTACGCAGTGCCTGGCAATCGAGCGGCCGCGCATCCGGCGCATCAGCGTCGATGGCGCCCTCGGGCCGGGGGTCTATGCGAAGGACGTCATTCTCCACATCATCCGCCGGCTCGGAGTCAAAGGTGGCGTGGGCTACGCCTACGAATATGGCGGCGCGGTGCTCGAACGCATGACGATGGAAGAGCGCATGACCGTGTGCAACATGAGCATCGAAGGCGGGGCACGGCTGGGATACGTCAATCCCGATACGACCACCTTCGAATACCTGCGCGGCCGGCAGTTTGCGCCAAGCGCAGAGAACTTCGATCGCGCCGCGGTGTGGTGGAAATCCATGGCCTCGGATGCGGATGCCGTGTATGACGATACGGTCCGGCTGGACGGCGCCCGCATCGCGCCGACCGTGACCTGGGGAATCAACCCGGGGCAGGCGATCGGCGTGGACGAAAGCATACCGGCCCCCGAGGCGTTTCCGACAGACGAGCGCGCCGTGGCGGAAGATGCCTATGAATACATGGGCTTCAAGCCCGGGACTCCCATCCGCGGTACGCATATCGATGTCGCGTTCATCGGCTCGTGCACCAACGGCCGCCTCTCCGACCTGCGCGAGGCTGCACGGGTTGCCCGCCTCGGGCGCGTGGCGCCGCACGTGAAGGCACTGGTGGTTCCCGGCTCGGAGGCGGTGGCGCGCGCCGCCGAAGCCGAAGGGCTCGACGAGGTCTTTCGCGGTGCAGGTTTCGAATGGCGTTTGCCGGGTTGCTCGATGTGTTTGGCCATGAATCCCGACAAGTTGGTCGGACGCCAGGTGTGCGCCTCGTCGAGCAACCGCAATTTCAAGGGCCGGCAAGGGAGTCCGTCGGGCCGGACACTGCTCATGAGCCCGGCGATGGTGGCGGCGGCGGCGCTCAACGGCGCCGTGGTCGATGTACGCGAGATGTTGGCGGAGAAGTGATTGGCTTGTGGCGTATGGCTGATGGCGTATGGTTCAGAATCATGCTCCGTCTCCGACCACGAGCCATAAGCCATATGCTATAGGCGCGAACACATGAGCGAACTCATCCGCATCAAACAGGTGGTCGGCCGGCCAATCCCGCTGCGCGGCAATGACGTCGACACCGACCGCATCATTCCGGCCCGTTACATGAAGGCCGTCACTTTCGATGGGTTGGGTCAGTACGTCTTTCAGGATGTCCGCTTCGACGCCGATGGCGGCTTGAAAGGGCATGTCATGGATGACCCGCGCTACCAGGCGAAAGGTCCGCGCGTCGGTATCGTCAACAAAAACTTCGGTTGCGGGTCGTCGCGTGAGCACGCGCCGCAGGCGCTGCTGCGTTGGGGCATCAAGGCGTTGGTGGGGGAATCCTTTGCGGACATCTTTTTCGGGAACTGTGTCAGCCTGGGCATACCCTGCGTCACTGCGTCGGAGGCGGATGCCCGCACACTGATGGCAGCCGTCGAGGAGGATCCAGCCCACGATCTGACCGTGGATGTCGAGGCGTCGAGCGTAATCTATCGTGGCAGGACCTATCCCGTCGCGCTCCCGGTGGCGGCCTGCAAGCAACTTCTCGAAGGCAGCTGGGATGCGACGCGCATCCTGCTACAGGCGGAGGCGCAGGTGCGTCAGACAGCGGCGCGGCTGCCCTACGTCAGGGGCTTCGCGCGCTAGGACCACTGATGACGGTGCAGCCCCACCTGACCCACGTTGCTCTTTTCGTGAGAGATCCCGGGCGCACGGTCGACTTCTACCAGCGCTTCGTTGGGTTGCACGTCGTGCACGACCGTACCGACGAGGGCACCCGCGTGGTGTGGCTGAGCGAAAGAGAGCGCGATCCGGAGTTCGTCATTGTCGCGATTGCCGCGCCTCCGGCGGACGAGGGTGTCCCGCCCCACATGGCGCACTTCGGCTACGACGTGCCGTCGCGCGCGGTCGTGGACGAGATCGCCGCGCGCGCTGAGAAGGAAGGGATTCTGGAAGAGGGGCCTTTGGACGCCGGAGCCATCGTCGGTTACTTGTGTATCGTGCGTGACCCGGACGGGAATCTGGTCGAGTTTTCCCACGGGCAGCCGATAAACCCCAGACGTGTGAACTAGCCGGCGACCGTCGGCGCCGTGGCGCGATGCAAACTGACGCGATCCGAGTCGAGCGGCTCCGGCAGGTGTACGGCAGCCGCGTCGCATTGAACGACGTCAGCTTCGCCGTGGCTTGCGGCGAGATCTTCGGCTTGCTGGGTCCCAACGGTGGCGGCAAGACGACACTGTTCAAGATCCTCTCTACGCTCCTGACGCCGAGCGGCGGCTCTGCCGCGATCTTCGGCGACTCGCTGTCCAAGCCTGATGCGGTTCGTCGCCACCTCGGCGTCGTGTTCCAGCACCCGAGCGTCGATGGCAAGCTTTCGGTGGTGGAGAACCTGACATGTCACGGGCATCTCTATGGCCTACGCGGCGGCGCGCTGGGTGAACGTATCGATGCCGTGCTGCGCCGCCTGCGGTTGATGGACCGTGCGGGAGACCGCGTTGAAACTCTCTCGGGTGGGCTCCAGCGCCGCACGGAACTGGCCAAGGCCTTGCTGCATCAGCCCCCGCTGTTGCTCCTCGACGAACCGAGCACTGGCTTGGACCCCGGGGCCCGGCGGGACTTCATGCAGTATCTGCGGCAGCTCCGCGACGAAGAACAGGTGACGATTGTGCTCACCACTCACTATATGGAGGAGGCGGAACGCTGTGACCGGGTAGCGATCTTGCACCAAGGCAACCTGGTGAGCGTCGGCGCACCCGCCGAGCTCAAGAGCCGCGTTGGCGGCGACGTGGTGGTGATGCAGACGCCGGATGCGGAAGCCCTGCGGCAGAAGATCCGGCAGCGCTTCGCCTGCGATGCGGCGGTGGTGGACGGGACCGTGCGGGTCGAACGTCCGCGCGGGCACGAGTTTGTGCGCGATGTTGTCGAGGCGTTCCCCGCGGATGTCAGCTTTGTGACCTACGGCAAGCCAACATTGGAAGACGTGTTCATTCATCTGACCGGCCATCGGTTTTGGTCGGAAGGTACGACTAGCGCTGGAGACTCGTGATGCGAGTGCTGCTGCCCATCTTTGCGCTCTGGCACCGCGAGATGGTGCGCTTCGTGCGGCAGCGCAGTCGGGTTACCGGTGCCCTGGCGCAGCCAATCGTCTTCTGGTTGCTGTTGGGCGGTGGTCTCAATGCCTCATTTCAGCCTGCCGGGGCGCCGCCGGGGACGAGCTACATCGAGTACTTCTATCCGGGGATCATCATCCTCACGCTGCTGTTCACCGCCATCTTCGCCACCATCTCAACCGTCGAGGATCGCCGCGAAGGGTTTCTCCAGGGGGTGCTGGTTGCGCCGGTGCCGCGATGGAGCATCGTGCTGGGACAGGCATTGGGCGCTACATCACTGGCAGTTATACAAGGAACGCTGCTGCTGTGTGTCGCCCCGCTGGCGGGCATTGCGCTCACCATGGCTTCGGTCGTGTCCAGTATCGCGGTCATGATCATCATTTCGTTGGCGCTGACGGGCTTGGGCCTCATCATCGCCTGGCGCATGGAGTCGACGCAGGGCTTCCACGCCATCATGAACCTCATCCTCATCCCGATCTGGTTGCTCTCGGGAGCATTCTTCCCAGCCGCGGGAGCGCCCGCGCCGCTGAACTGGCTGATGCGCATCGACCCGCTCACCTACGGCATGGCGGCACTACGCCACTGCCTTTACCTGAGCCGCCCAGGGGCGGTGGGAGCGATACCGCCCCTGATCCCGTCGCTGGGGATCAGCCTCGCGTTCTGCATCGTGGCTCTGGCGGCCGCTGCACGCAGCGCGAATCGAAGCCTGACGTAGAGAGGCGAGATAGCGCTAACCCGATGCGACGCAGCGCGCACGCATCTGGCGCATTCTCTACAGGAACGTCACGAATACGCTGTCGGCCAGGAGCAGGCCGCGCGACGTGAGCTTGCAGCGGTCATCGGTGAGGTGCAGTAAGCCGCCATCGGCTAAGTCCTGGACATGAGGGAACAGGGCCGGTAGGTCGGCTCCAAAGCGCTGGCGGAACTCGGTTGCCGCAAACCCATCGAGACAACGCAAACCGAGAAACACAAACTCGCCGCGTGCCCGACGAACGTCCAGGTCCTCGCTGCAGGTGCGCGCATGGCCGTGCCGCTCGACCGATTCGACGTATGCCGCCGGGAGC encodes:
- the leuC gene encoding 3-isopropylmalate dehydratase large subunit translates to MGKSLLEKVWAAHTVRELPSGQTQLFIGLHLIHEVTSPQAFQMIREQDLKVLFPERTFATVDHIIPTDTRQRPYADAQAEGMMRAIERNCREFGIRFFDAACGQQGIVHVLGPELGLTQPGMTIACGDSHTSTHGALGAVALGIGTSQVRDVLATQCLAIERPRIRRISVDGALGPGVYAKDVILHIIRRLGVKGGVGYAYEYGGAVLERMTMEERMTVCNMSIEGGARLGYVNPDTTTFEYLRGRQFAPSAENFDRAAVWWKSMASDADAVYDDTVRLDGARIAPTVTWGINPGQAIGVDESIPAPEAFPTDERAVAEDAYEYMGFKPGTPIRGTHIDVAFIGSCTNGRLSDLREAARVARLGRVAPHVKALVVPGSEAVARAAEAEGLDEVFRGAGFEWRLPGCSMCLAMNPDKLVGRQVCASSSNRNFKGRQGSPSGRTLLMSPAMVAAAALNGAVVDVREMLAEK
- the leuD gene encoding 3-isopropylmalate dehydratase small subunit, whose translation is MSELIRIKQVVGRPIPLRGNDVDTDRIIPARYMKAVTFDGLGQYVFQDVRFDADGGLKGHVMDDPRYQAKGPRVGIVNKNFGCGSSREHAPQALLRWGIKALVGESFADIFFGNCVSLGIPCVTASEADARTLMAAVEEDPAHDLTVDVEASSVIYRGRTYPVALPVAACKQLLEGSWDATRILLQAEAQVRQTAARLPYVRGFAR
- a CDS encoding VOC family protein; its protein translation is MTVQPHLTHVALFVRDPGRTVDFYQRFVGLHVVHDRTDEGTRVVWLSERERDPEFVIVAIAAPPADEGVPPHMAHFGYDVPSRAVVDEIAARAEKEGILEEGPLDAGAIVGYLCIVRDPDGNLVEFSHGQPINPRRVN
- a CDS encoding ABC transporter ATP-binding protein, whose translation is MQTDAIRVERLRQVYGSRVALNDVSFAVACGEIFGLLGPNGGGKTTLFKILSTLLTPSGGSAAIFGDSLSKPDAVRRHLGVVFQHPSVDGKLSVVENLTCHGHLYGLRGGALGERIDAVLRRLRLMDRAGDRVETLSGGLQRRTELAKALLHQPPLLLLDEPSTGLDPGARRDFMQYLRQLRDEEQVTIVLTTHYMEEAERCDRVAILHQGNLVSVGAPAELKSRVGGDVVVMQTPDAEALRQKIRQRFACDAAVVDGTVRVERPRGHEFVRDVVEAFPADVSFVTYGKPTLEDVFIHLTGHRFWSEGTTSAGDS
- a CDS encoding ABC transporter permease, with the translated sequence MRVLLPIFALWHREMVRFVRQRSRVTGALAQPIVFWLLLGGGLNASFQPAGAPPGTSYIEYFYPGIIILTLLFTAIFATISTVEDRREGFLQGVLVAPVPRWSIVLGQALGATSLAVIQGTLLLCVAPLAGIALTMASVVSSIAVMIIISLALTGLGLIIAWRMESTQGFHAIMNLILIPIWLLSGAFFPAAGAPAPLNWLMRIDPLTYGMAALRHCLYLSRPGAVGAIPPLIPSLGISLAFCIVALAAAARSANRSLT